A stretch of Pygocentrus nattereri isolate fPygNat1 chromosome 8, fPygNat1.pri, whole genome shotgun sequence DNA encodes these proteins:
- the LOC108444500 gene encoding major histocompatibility complex class I-related gene protein-like, giving the protein MEGIRALLLVLFVPAAVSAGSHSLAMVTTFIEGQTPFPEFSFTLMLDDITVSYFDSETETLFPRGVDRDQGDDGVIDPDHLKTITSFMHADFKRRHLFIKYELNYTESIQVQQRLVVCELLDSDQPGPFILKNAIRGTTRDELRFHEHKFTYQNALNITEERLKAHLELTMWRHENLYYPVCIKTLRGYLEKRMSQVKRRVKPRVRLIQRRRFVSGWDGVTCLATGFYPRHINLTIFRDGQPVPDHLTTGGDLLPNGDGTYQMRKSLELSEEELKKLSFTCTVAHLSLDNKLDVHMDFDPGEPIVPILSSVVAALVLVSVMVAVVWVMMIRRRKRRASSLGDYSSTSTTEESNVSLDDLVEGS; this is encoded by the exons ATGGAAGGAATCCGCGCTCTGTTGCTTGTTTTGTTCGTACCTGCCGCCGTTTCAGCAG GTTCTCACTCTTTAGCCATGGTCACAACGTTCATCGAAGGACAGACGCCGTTTCCAGAGTTTAGTTtcacactgatgctggacgataTCACAGTTTCGTACTTTGATTCTGAGACTGAGACGCTTTTTCCTCGAGGTGTTGATCGAGACCAGGGCGACGATGGTGTGATCGACCCAGATCATCTCAAGACCATAACGTCCTTCATGCATGCTGACTTTAAACGGAGACATCTGTTTATAAAATATGAgttaaattacactgaaa gTATTCAAGTCCAACAGAGGCTGGTGGTGTGTGAACTGTTGGACAGTGACCAGCCTGGACCGTTCATCCTCAAGAATGCAATCAGAGGCACCACGAGAGATGAGCTGCGTTTCCATGAACACAAATTTACATATCAAAATGCCTTAAATATCACAGAAGAAAGACTGAAAGCACATTTGGAGCTAACTATGTGGCGTCATGAAAACCTGTACTACCCAGTGTGCATTAAAACACTCAGAGGCTACCTGGAAAAGAGAATGAGTCAGGTGAAGAGGAGAG TGAAGCCCAGAGTGAGGCTCATCCAGAGAAGACGCTTTGTGTCTGGGTGGGATGGCGTGACCTGCCTGGCCACTGGTTTCTACCCCCGTCACATCAACCTGACCATCTTCAGAGACGGGCAGCCAGTTCCTGACCACCTGACCACTGGAGGAGACCTGCTGCCCAATGGAGATGGGACCTACCAGATGAGGAAAAGCCTGGAGCTCAGTGAAGAGGAGCTGAAGAAGCTCAGCTTCACTTGTACAGTCGCCCACCTCAGCCTGGATAACAAGCTGGACGTCCATATGG ATTTTGATCCAGGGGAGCCCATCGTGCCCATTCTTAGCTCTGTGGTGGCTGCTCTGGTCTTGGTGAGTGTGATGGTGGCCGTTGTCTGGGTGATGATGATACGCAGGAGAAAGCGAAGAG CTTCTTCTCTGGGGGACTATTCATCAACCTCCA CCACAGAAGAAAGCAACGTTTCCCTGGATGATCTGGTCGAGGGCTCTTAG